The Fusarium keratoplasticum isolate Fu6.1 chromosome 4, whole genome shotgun sequence genome contains the following window.
CGAGGGCCACGCTCGTGAGTCGGATATTACTGTGAGTAGCACCAAGGGAGCAGTTGGGCATCTGCTTGGCGCTGCTGGAGCTATTGAGGCCCTTTTCTCCATCCTAGCCATTCATGAGGTATGTGAAGCTCTTGAAAAGCACTGAGACTTGTGATTGACAATTACTCTAGGGAATTGTGCCTGCGACGCTGAACCTGGAGAAGCCTGACGTTGGAGCCGCCTTCAACTTTGTATCCAAGGAAGCTCAAGAAAAGGATATTGGAGTGGCCATCTCCAATAGCTTTGGATTTGGTGGAACAAACAGCTCATTAGTGTTTTCCAAATTCCAATAGTCTCACCTCTGTAAAATGTAAAAATGTGTATTTTTATTCATCATGATTTTTATGAGAGCTGTTGATGTTCCTCATGGTTGCGGAGGTTATCTAGCACAGTGTGTCACAGTGCCGATAGCACCAAGGGTCCTCGGCTGCCGACATTCTCCCGGGCCACTCACATGGCAGACAATTTCTCTGCCATTGAAAGATTGAAGCCGTCATGCACCCGGCCATGACGTGAAGGACCCCGGGCAGACCCAGCAttctccctcctcgacccaACACCTCTCAATCTCCCTCCCAGAACATCACTCACAATGAGCTTGACCTGTGAGACCTGTAGGACACAGGCCCGGACCGTCCTCCGGGCCGCAATCCGCGCCGGCGCATCACGAGCTGCCGCTGCCCCGAGGACGAATTTTATAACCCCCGCGAGAGCACCCACTTCTGTCCCCATGAGGCAGTTCAGCAAGACGAGCGAGAGGAGTCTCCTCAAGGGCCTCGGGAgcgccatggctgagccTTACCGCGTGCTGGGTGCTACGGAGCAGTTGTTCAAGGCGTCTTCAAAGGCTGCCGACTACCACATCACCGAGAAGGAGCGGAAGAACGACCAGGTGCAGGTTGCGGAGGACGGTGAAGAGATTGGCCACTCTCTGAACCCAGATAGCGTATGGCATCACAGTACGTCTGTCACTTGCCCAATTTATGTCTTGGTTGCTAACATCCATAGCCTTCAAACTCCCTCCCACATTCAGCACCTGGTCCCACGTCACTATGCTTCACCTCTACCTCATCAACGCCCGGATACGCTGCTTCGAGCGCGAGCCCTTCCATAACTGGCAGCACCAGCTGACGGACCACTTCTTTTTCGAGtgcgagaagaagatgcaCATCGACCATCATATCACGTCGAGCGCCCTGCGGCAGCGCTACCTCAAGGATATTTTTGTGCAGTGGCGGGGTCTGCTGCTGGCATACGATGAGGGGTTGATCAAGGGCGATGCCGTGTTGGCCAGTGCTGTCTGGAGGAACCTGTTCAAGGGATCTCCCGATGCTGATCCTCGTGCTCTGCTTGCTATTGTGGGTTGGATGCGATCGACCCTGCTGCAATTTGAGGCTGCCAGCGATAACATGCTCGCTACACAACTTCCCCAGATTCTCAGCAAGCCCGTCGACGTCTTCTGGACAAGACTGGAGAAGCAGCTAAGCGGACAGCAAGACGATGTCACCCCAGCGAGAGAGCCGGTGAAGCATGAGGCAGAGGTTGTGCCGCCAGAGGGAGCGGCCAAGGTCTCTGCGACTTGAGAGGATGTTATGTATTATCAGATGTTTACGAACTATGCAAAAAATTTAGAAGGGCTGGGTTGTAAAAAGGGGTGTATGAATAGGTAGGGCACTGGAGTGCGGGCTTGGGGCATCTTGATTGTTGTACCTATGTATATACGAAGATAATGCATGAATTATATCCCACCTCATTTGGATTGTCGTATTCTGACTCTTCTAATCGACCTTTTCCCACATTTGAAATTCATACTTGGTCcctgcctcttcctcaccaTCTTCGGAAATCTCTTCACCTGTCCAGCTCGCCAGCTCCTCCCTCGGCTTCTTGACCCAGTTTCCGGGCTTGTCCCCCTTTAGCTCAATCGGGAAGAAGGTGTCACAGTCAAAGTCACGCTCGATACTCGTCAGTAGCACCCGTCGGGCCTCGGACAGTTCCAGGGCTGCAGCGTAGATTTGCGCACCGCCCATGACGAACACACGTGCGACGTcggctcgggctcgggcgTACCGGATCGCGTGCTCTAGAGATGATACCCGGATGGGCTCTTTGTCGCCGACGATTGGCGTCGGGTCCTCGGGACCTGCTGAGcgggtgatgatgatgttgagacgGTCCTTGAGGGGGCGGAACTTGACAGGGATCGAGTCCCAGGTTTTGCGGCCCATGATGACGGCGTTTAGAGAAGCAGGAGGTGACTAGATTCTCTATCAGTTTCCAGTATCCGATGCTATACGCGCGGTGTGAATGAATTGAATCGAGTACCTGTGGCGGAAGCCGCGTCGTCACGCGCGCAAAGTACTTCATCTCCTTGCGAAGACCTGTCCAGGGCATCGTCCCGTGGGCGCCGATGCCCATATTTCGCGTCgcggcgacgatgagggTGAGTTCAAGAGGCTGCATTTTcgctgttgatgatggttgaaGATTTTGGTGGAGTGTCAAGTTCAAAGTGAGTGAGTGGGTTTGTGTCACTTACAATTGGCTCAGCTACAGACAAATACAAATGTCACGAAAATCCAAGAATTATTATGCTTGATTTAATGGCGGTTGATTGCTAGCTGAAAATAAAGTCTCCTTGGAATTCTCGAAATGTTCATTTCGCTCCCATCTAAATATCCAATACCAATGCCCGACTTACAGCTTGGATGAAGGTGGCAGCACCTCGACGTCCTGGAACGGAATCCCCAGGAATCGATACACATGGTTGAACCTATACTCAAGTCAGAAAGGGCCTCGTCAAGTAATCAAAAAAGACTCACCTGTCGCTCCCAAAGAATGCCTCCGACTTTCCATCCCGGTTCGTCACCCAGAGCCACGGAGCACCAAAAGCCCCCTTGTCAACAGCCTCCGCCGTCAGCTGCTTCACTTTCTCCTTCATGCTCTCCCTCCCCTGCATAATCTTCTTCACATCCTCATCCGTGAAAAGCTTCTTGCCTGATCCGCCGTCAAGTTCATCCGTAGCTTCAGACAGTGCTGCGATGAGGTTGGCGTCCTCGGCGAGGTTCATATGCGGAGGTAACCATATCTTGTGAAAGAAGAAGCGAAAGGTTGCGAGGAAAGTCGACTCTGGGTAGTTTTCCTTGATGAATTGCAGAGCGCGCAGCGGCGAGAGGGTCTTTGCGATGGCAAAGATGTCGGGTGGTGAGCCTTGGTAAGGAATTGAGAGGCGCGCAGCGGCACGGCGACTATCGTCGTTGAGATAcctggccttggctgggaGCATCCATGGAGGCTTATTTCCTAGAATTTTgtaagaagaagaggaggaaaagttGCAGTGTTGTCATACCAgagaggttgttgatgccgCCGAGAAAGACGGGGTGGAATCTAGGAGGAATTAGCAATTGCTTAGAGAATTACATAGAAACAGAAATACATACTCTACTTTGACTCCATTGGCAGCAAGCTTGTCAATGTTCTGCCTCAAATCCGCATACCCAACATAGCTATAAAAGGACACTACAACCAACAGTCAGCAACTCTCCAGATTATGTTATCGCCAAACTCACCAATGTCCAGGTAGCAATCAATGCGTCCTCCCATATTTTGCAGTGTTTACTGATGTCTCTCTCCTATGTTGGTTAGAAAAAGGTAGTTGTTGTGATCTTGATTGTTTAAGACGTGATCCTTCCCCCCGTGTTCCCAAAAACGCGGAGCGGACGCGGGGCCCCCGGGTTCCATGTGGGGTGTGGGGATGCCGAGGTTCGGATAGTTTACGTATCCACCACCGAGCAAAGGGGGCCGAGCATCACCGTTCGTATCAGTAATCAACCCGTAGATATACTTATACGTGAATTCAAGACGAATAGTTTCCCGAGGCATCATCCAGATAACCAAAGAAATCATCATTAACTCAGTATCCATGACATCTACCAAGCCCGtcgctctcgtcgtcggtgcCTCACGGGGCATCGGCCGTCAGGTcgccgttgaccttggccgGAATGGCTACGCTGGTCCGTAACACTCTCTCAAGGGCTATACATCTCAGCTAACGGACACGCAAGTCGTCGTTGCTGCCAAAACCATCAGCGACCCATCCAAGCCCGCAGGCCCCTTCCCGCCAGACCCCAACTCCTCGGCCTCAACCATCACCACAGTTGCCAGGGAGATCACTGAAGCTGGTGGCCAAGCAACGGCCGTCCAAGTCGATGTCCGCTCCCCTGAGAGTGTCGATGCTCTCGTGTCCAAAACACTATCGGTAACTCTCCCCCAAGCCCCCTTACATCCCCCACTAACACAACCAGACATACGGCCGTCTAGATGTCCTCGTCTACAACTCAGGCGCCATCTTCTGGGCCCCCGTGGCGTCTACTCCCGTAAAGCGCTTCCAACTGATGCAACGCGTCAACCCAGAAGGTCTCTACGCAACAGTCCAAGCTGCTCTTCCCCATCTCCCCTCCACAGGCCGTATCGTAGTCGTCAGTCCGCCAATCTACAGCCGCTTCTTCCGCGGCAAGACGGCATATGCCATGGGCAAGGTGGGAATGAGTGTTTTGACAAAGGGGCTTGCTATGGACTTTGAGCGTGAGGGAAAGAAGGACATGGCTATCACGAGCATCTGGCCAGCTGTGGTGCGTAAACTCGAGTAATGTCCAACAGAACGCTGCTAATCATTGTCAGGCCATCGAATCTGCAGCTACTCAACAGTTCACTACCAAGAACCCAGACGAAGCCAACGACCTACGCAAGGCAACCATCTTTTCcgatgccatcctcgccatcctccagGCTTCCCCCTCTGTCGTCAACGGTgaactcctcctcgacgaggactTTCTCCGTGAGCACGCCGGAGTCACAGACTTTTCCAAGTACAACGTTATCCCGGGAACCACACCCCGTCGTATCATGCCCCAAAAGCTGCCAGACCTCACGGTGGCCGAGCAGGCTGATGAAGGAAAGCGATATGATAGCACCAAAGCCAAGTTGTAAACATGCGGCATCATTGAATGTATTTTATGTATACATGAGGATAAAGAGACCAGTGTACAGGAAGCAAATAATATGAAAAACTAAGCTGTGTAGTGTTTGATATCCTCTAAGCCAGACAGACACATCTCTCCTCCATAGCCAAACGGCTGCAACACCCCAACTCCTGAACATGGTTTCAATCAATCACCCAACTCTTTGCACTGGCTTCCGGTTTTTCCTTTACAAGATGACGTATCCCTTAACGTTTCGCAACTCCGATCCTTGCTCAAAAGCTCTGCCGTTGGCTGGGCGGAGCAACTTCCTGCATGCTGTCAATGTCCCGCATGGTGTCGTTGAACACCGACGTGACGAATCCGATGACCCTGCTGCGGTTCCACTCGTGCCTTGTGCGCCAAATCTCGTCCATGAGCTCACGGTTGATCTGTTCCAGCTGCTCGATGGTGCAGCCGCTCGTCATGTTTGTCACGTTGTGCAGGAACGTTTCCACCTCGTCGGCTGTGAGCGGCTGAGAAGCAGAACCGGACGAGCCCGAGTTGCGGATGGAATGATCATCAGAGTTCTGGTCGTTCAGGATGTGCGCCATTCCGCCCACGCTGTGAGCCTTAAAGCCAGACGTGCGCTGCGAAGGCGGACTGCCTGACAGATTAGACCCTGGCAAGGCGTTGCCTGTTGCTGCCGCCTGCTGGGCTTGAGAGTGCATCCAGGACTCGTTCTGGCCCGGTACCAAAAGAGTGTCTGGGATATCGAGTTCAGTAGTGTCATCCTCGCCACCACCTCTGTTCTCAGCATGAGTGCCATTGGTCATCTGGGTGCTAAAGTTCGATGACCGATGATCAGAGGGGTCTGATGTCTTAGTTGTCGAGGCCTCATTGATCACTGCTGAAGGCGAAACTCCGGGTGGTAGGGACGTCACGGCTGACTTTTGCGAGATCTGTGTCACTCCCGTGTGTGCCAGACTGAGGTGTTCGTGAGATTTGGGTGGAGGTCCCATCTGAGAAATAGCCTgtgtgtcgtcgtcgactccACTCATCTGAACGTCATCGCCAGAAGGATGAGCTGTGCCATTGCTGAGGGGATGCGAGTCCTGGCCTGAGAGACCGTGGCCGTTTGACAGCGGACTTCTCACTTGGAATCTGGCCATTGTCCGCGATCCAGGTACTGTCTCTCCCAAGGTAACTGGACCCTGCGAGTCACTGTCGTTGCCACCCCCGAGATCAGATTGAACACGGTCCACGAGCGATTGCATTGCCTTTCTCTTCCGTTCCTTCTCGGCAGCGTCCTTGGCTCGCTGGACTTGACGTCGGTAAAGCCCTTCCCAGTCAATCTGCGAGGTTTGATTCTCGATACTAGCgacatcaacctcgacattgcTGAGAAGttcgttggccttgagggttCGTTCTTTGTCTCCAATATTCTTGGCGTCCTTTGCGAGTGCCTTAATGTCGAAAAGGAAATCCTTTGGCCGAGTGTAAAACCCGTTCGAGAGACGTTCCTCGATGGTTGTCGTTTCGAGATTGTAGTAACATTTGCCAGTTGCAGTGTCTCTCAGAACGTCATTGCCatgcttgtccttgacaaTCTCAAAGGGTCGCGTCTGGACGCCTTCAACGTCAGGCCGCACGTAGTTGGGATCCGACTCAAGAAACAGGTACTCGATCTGGGCTGGAGGGATGACAGGCTGCCTGAACTTCTTGTACTTCCTGTTGATCTGGTCCATGATGGGCTGCAGCTGAATTTTCAGGGCGTTAAGAAGTTGGTGATCCTTCTTCTGCGCTGCCTTCATTTCAGCCTTGgtaggaggaggaggctgaacCGGAGGAGCAACAGGGAGCTCCTCAAGTACTCTCTTTTTACGATTAGCAGGATCGGGGAACTCggctggcttcttcttgacgtAGTTGACAGTCAAGCTGAAGTACTCCATTCGAGCCATCTACCCAAGGTTAGAATAATCATCAAAACAGCCAATTACTTCACTTACCGCATCAGGCTTCGAGATCTTCAtctggttcttcttggagaaTCCGAAAAAGTCCCGGAAAAGTTCAGCGGGGAGGTCGTCTTTATCGCCCTCTGCCGtagcaagaagaagaaccgGGTCAGTGGGAGGGATAGATCGCAGCATGGTCTTGAATGTTGTGAGAGCAATCGTGCCCTGCAGCGCGAGATACCAGGCCTCGATGTTGGGGATGTAGATGACGCTGGGCTTGTGTCGTCTAACTTCCGTAAAGAGTCCGACAATGACTTGCTCCATGGCCTGTTAAACGTTAGAACGACATCTTTACCCCAAATGACAATGTTTCACTTACCCTTCCATCACCCAATATGCTGGGGAGGTCAAAGTTCTGCACATGAACGCCCTCGAAGTAGTGCAAGATGGCGGAGGAGAGGTAAGTCTGGCCCATTCCATGCTGTCCGTGAATGATGAAGCGGGGACGGAATACTCGAGATCGCTCAAACTCCTGGTGCATCGCCTCTCGGCCAAAACCGTGATCGTCATCTTCGAACTGCTCATACATGGCCTCTTCCAGTGctgtcatcttcttcttacGAGGTAGCAGTCCGTCCAGGGCGCGTTTAGCCTCCGCCAATTGCTTGCGCAACAGCGGATCTATCGACTTGGGAAGAGGTCGGGCGCCCGAGGTTGCTGACCGCTCAGATGAGGGAATCAGTTTCTTGATAGACAGCATAAAGTCCGTTGCGTGGACGCTGATCTTCTCAGGGTTGACCACCAGCTTCTCTTTGGAATTGTAGATCTGGGGGTATGTCCGTTGAATGGAGTTGAGAGCAGCTTCTGTGCAAAGGGCTCGCAAATCAGCACCACCGTAGCCCTTGGTGTTCTCAGCCAGTGAGTCCTTGAATTGCTCCGACAGGCCCCAGTCCGCAGTGTGGATGTTGAGAATCGACTTTCGTCCTTCAATGTCCGGCAGGGGGAAGTAGAATTCTCGATCGAAACGGCCTGGTCGACGGAGTGCAGGATCAATGTTGTCGGGGCGGTTGGTTGCACCAATGACAATGACTTGGCCACGGCCgtccatgccatccatcagAGCCAGGAGTGTCGAGACAATGGAGGCGTGAATCTGTTCCTGCTTGCTGGATCGGACAGGCGCCAGACCATCGATTTCATCAAAGAAGATGATACTAGGTTGGGTTCTCCTTGCCTCCTCGAAAAGCAATCGGAGCTGCTTCTCGGCTTCACCAACCCACTTGCTCAGGGCATCGGCACCCTTGCGCATGTAGAACGAGATCTTTCGGCCGCCAGAGCCCACCGAGTTGGCCAAGGCTCGGGCGAGCAATGTTTTACCAGTACCTGGTGGACCGTGAAACAGTACACCTCTTGGTGGAGTGACGTGGAATCTGGTGAACAGTTCAGGATAGAGCAGGGGAAGTTGAACCATCTCCTTCAGCTGGTCGATATGACCTTGCAGACCACCAACCTTGCTGAAGTCGACATTCATATCAACTCCAAGGGggtcagcatcagcaaggGCCTTACggtccttgatcttgccaaCATTAGGAGTTGCTCCGACCCCATCAATGTTGAGGCCTGGTGCGCCAGGAAGCAGGCCGCCGGCAGGGCCCGCAGATGTCGGGGTCATGCCAACGTTGCCAGCGACGCTAGAACGATGCATCATCTCATCGTCACTGCTATCCGAGTCGACACCGCCAGCTGCGCCTGTGCCCCAAGGCCCATTAAGAAGTgaaccgccgccgccgccgcctccgaAGGGACCGaatgtggtgttgaggttaCGCTCCCAGCCCTGGCTAGCGCCACCACGACCTCGTCGTGCACGCGCGGGTGCGGGTGCGGCttcggcctcttcctcctcaatgtTAACCGAGGTCAGGGGAGGCATGTAGTAGTTGACTCGGGCTCTGGATCTTCGGGTGTTTTCCTGGTAGACGATAGGTGACTCCTTTCTTGGGCGCCGGCGCGAACGAGAATCCTGTCGCAACTCGCGTGCCTCCTCGTTGAGTTCGTCAAGATCAAACTCGGGCTCTTCGTCGCCAGAATCACCGCCTTGACGCGAACCTCTGGCAGGTCGTGctcgtcgacctcgaggGGCTGGGCTGtcgacgtcatcatcgtcgtggGCCTTTTCCGAACCGGAGGCAGCCGCATCTTCCGAATCATCGCCAGGTTCAAAGTCGCTACTAGGCTCATGAGACTTCTTGCTGGACTTTCGGGTCAGGCGACGCGACTTTCTGGGTCCAGCATCAGATTCGGCTTCCTCTGGTTGTTCTGAGGCATTTGCGCGAGCGCCTCGAGTTCTGCGAGTGATGGGTacgtcgtcctcgtcgtcgtcttcctccaccGTTTGCACAGGGGCATCTTCTCCAGGGGCATCCTCTTCGACGACATCGGTTTGGA
Protein-coding sequences here:
- a CDS encoding Dihydrofolate reductase; this translates as MQPLELTLIVAATRNMGIGAHGTMPWTGLRKEMKYFARVTTRLPPQSPPASLNAVIMGRKTWDSIPVKFRPLKDRLNIIITRSAGPEDPTPIVGDKEPIRVSSLEHAIRYARARADVARVFVMGGAQIYAAALELSEARRVLLTSIERDFDCDTFFPIELKGDKPGNWVKKPREELASWTGEEISEDGEEEAGTKYEFQMWEKVD
- a CDS encoding AAA domain-containing protein, whose amino-acid sequence is MVPKRKRVLEDFDPNKSDSDDENFDPSVAGPPRKSSKKSGRSRSGKPSRRRGNRYRGSDIDDDDDELSDSQEDDFLDDDDEDEEDEDAPVNAAGRRARKAAVKHQSYRESSEEAAETGDDTDKPDDAKDDVDADVDAEAEDVKEVEKEPEEEPARPTRSRVVKLRVQKGQLPTVTRRTTRAHTEEAEEFLELSNSGKHAVPSRSSRSRSPETFARNTRASRAMKTPKNAPETIPEATQESGSREINDADQPDELSQDPEEIQKKEDKDEEMQDVVQTDVVEEDAPGEDAPVQTVEEDDDEDDVPITRRTRGARANASEQPEEAESDAGPRKSRRLTRKSSKKSHEPSSDFEPGDDSEDAAASGSEKAHDDDDVDSPAPRGRRARPARGSRQGGDSGDEEPEFDLDELNEEARELRQDSRSRRRPRKESPIVYQENTRRSRARVNYYMPPLTSVNIEEEEAEAAPAPARARRGRGGASQGWERNLNTTFGPFGGGGGGGSLLNGPWGTGAAGGVDSDSSDDEMMHRSSVAGNVGMTPTSAGPAGGLLPGAPGLNIDGVGATPNVGKIKDRKALADADPLGVDMNVDFSKVGGLQGHIDQLKEMVQLPLLYPELFTRFHVTPPRGVLFHGPPGTGKTLLARALANSVGSGGRKISFYMRKGADALSKWVGEAEKQLRLLFEEARRTQPSIIFFDEIDGLAPVRSSKQEQIHASIVSTLLALMDGMDGRGQVIVIGATNRPDNIDPALRRPGRFDREFYFPLPDIEGRKSILNIHTADWGLSEQFKDSLAENTKGYGGADLRALCTEAALNSIQRTYPQIYNSKEKLVVNPEKISVHATDFMLSIKKLIPSSERSATSGARPLPKSIDPLLRKQLAEAKRALDGLLPRKKKMTALEEAMYEQFEDDDHGFGREAMHQEFERSRVFRPRFIIHGQHGMGQTYLSSAILHYFEGVHVQNFDLPSILGDGRAMEQVIVGLFTEVRRHKPSVIYIPNIEAWYLALQGTIALTTFKTMLRSIPPTDPVLLLATAEGDKDDLPAELFRDFFGFSKKNQMKISKPDAMARMEYFSLTVNYVKKKPAEFPDPANRKKRVLEELPVAPPVQPPPPTKAEMKAAQKKDHQLLNALKIQLQPIMDQINRKYKKFRQPVIPPAQIEYLFLESDPNYVRPDVEGVQTRPFEIVKDKHGNDVLRDTATGKCYYNLETTTIEERLSNGFYTRPKDFLFDIKALAKDAKNIGDKERTLKANELLSNVEVDVASIENQTSQIDWEGLYRRQVQRAKDAAEKERKRKAMQSLVDRVQSDLGGGNDSDSQGPVTLGETVPGSRTMARFQVRSPLSNGHGLSGQDSHPLSNGTAHPSGDDVQMSGVDDDTQAISQMGPPPKSHEHLSLAHTGVTQISQKSAVTSLPPGVSPSAVINEASTTKTSDPSDHRSSNFSTQMTNGTHAENRGGGEDDTTELDIPDTLLVPGQNESWMHSQAQQAAATGNALPGSNLSGSPPSQRTSGFKAHSVGGMAHILNDQNSDDHSIRNSGSSGSASQPLTADEVETFLHNVTNMTSGCTIEQLEQINRELMDEIWRTRHEWNRSRVIGFVTSVFNDTMRDIDSMQEVAPPSQRQSF
- a CDS encoding DSBA domain-containing protein, which produces MGGRIDCYLDIVSFYSYVGYADLRQNIDKLAANGVKVEFHPVFLGGINNLSGNKPPWMLPAKARYLNDDSRRAAARLSIPYQGSPPDIFAIAKTLSPLRALQFIKENYPESTFLATFRFFFHKIWLPPHMNLAEDANLIAALSEATDELDGGSGKKLFTDEDVKKIMQGRESMKEKVKQLTAEAVDKGAFGAPWLWVTNRDGKSEAFFGSDRFNHVYRFLGIPFQDVEVLPPSSKL